One region of Salvelinus sp. IW2-2015 linkage group LG1, ASM291031v2, whole genome shotgun sequence genomic DNA includes:
- the LOC111964589 gene encoding myosin regulatory light chain 2, ventricular/cardiac muscle isoform isoform X1 gives MAPKKAKKKSADSNSNVFSIFEQSQIQEFKEAFTIMDQNRDGFIDKNDLRDTFAALGRLNVKQEEIDEMLKEASGPVNFTIFLTMFGEKLKGADPEETILNAFKVFDPEGKGVLRKDFVTEMLTTQADRFSPEEMEQMFAAFPPDVAGNLDYKNLVHIITHGEEKDQE, from the exons ATG GCCcccaagaaggcaaagaagaAGTCAGCGGACTCTAACTCCAATGTGTTTTCGATTTTTGAGCAGTCTCAGATCCAGGAGTTCAAGGAG GCATTCACCATCATGGACCAGAACAGAGATGGATTCATTGACAAAAATGACCTGAGGGACACCTTTGCTGCACTGG GGCGGCTCAACGTGAAGCAGGAGGAGATAGATGAGATGCTGAAAGAGGCGTCCGGCCCCGTCAACTTCACCATCTTCCTCACCATGTTTGGGGAGAAGCTGAAAG GCGCTGATCCAGAGGAGACTATCCTCAATGCTTTTAAAGTATTTGACCCCGAAGGAAAAGGGGTCCTGAGGAAGGACTT TGTGACAGAGATGCTGACAACACAAGCGGACAGATTTTCTCCTGAAGAG ATGGAGCAGATGTTTGCAGCCTTCCCACCAGACGTGGCAGGAAATCTAGACTACAAAAACCTTGTGCACATCATCACACACGGAGAAGAGAAGGACCAGGAGTAA
- the LOC111964589 gene encoding myosin regulatory light chain 2, ventricular/cardiac muscle isoform isoform X2 yields the protein MDIPFHLSPKAPKKAKKKSADSNSNVFSIFEQSQIQEFKEAFTIMDQNRDGFIDKNDLRDTFAALGRLNVKQEEIDEMLKEASGPVNFTIFLTMFGEKLKGADPEETILNAFKVFDPEGKGVLRKDFVTEMLTTQADRFSPEEMEQMFAAFPPDVAGNLDYKNLVHIITHGEEKDQE from the exons ATGGATATTCCTTTCCACCTCTCTCCAAAGGCCcccaagaaggcaaagaagaAGTCAGCGGACTCTAACTCCAATGTGTTTTCGATTTTTGAGCAGTCTCAGATCCAGGAGTTCAAGGAG GCATTCACCATCATGGACCAGAACAGAGATGGATTCATTGACAAAAATGACCTGAGGGACACCTTTGCTGCACTGG GGCGGCTCAACGTGAAGCAGGAGGAGATAGATGAGATGCTGAAAGAGGCGTCCGGCCCCGTCAACTTCACCATCTTCCTCACCATGTTTGGGGAGAAGCTGAAAG GCGCTGATCCAGAGGAGACTATCCTCAATGCTTTTAAAGTATTTGACCCCGAAGGAAAAGGGGTCCTGAGGAAGGACTT TGTGACAGAGATGCTGACAACACAAGCGGACAGATTTTCTCCTGAAGAG ATGGAGCAGATGTTTGCAGCCTTCCCACCAGACGTGGCAGGAAATCTAGACTACAAAAACCTTGTGCACATCATCACACACGGAGAAGAGAAGGACCAGGAGTAA